The Nitrospira sp. DNA window GTCCCGGAAATATTTATGTGGCGACGGCGAAGCGCTTGCTCTACGGAACGGTCGGTATCGACATGATCGCCGGCCCCAGCGAGTTGCTGGTAGTTGCCGACGCCGATGCGGAGCCGGCTCATGTCGCCGCGGATCTCCTCTGCGAAGCCGAGCATGATGAAGATGCGCAAGTCTTTCTGGTGACGAATTCCGAGCGACTGGCCAAAGACGTGTCCAAACTGATCGACAGCCAGTTGAAGGGGCTACAGCGGGAAAAGATCGCTTCGAAGTCGATCGCGCGGCACGCGGTGGCCTTTGTCGTGACGACAATGGATGAAGCCATCGACCTGGCGAACGAAATCGCCGCCGAGCACCTGACCCTCTCAGTGGACAATCCCTTCGACTATCTGGAGAAAGTCCGCCACGCGGGGGCCTTGTTCCTGGGCCGGTATACCCCGCCGTCTGTAGCGGATTATATTGCCGGGCCGAATCACGTGTTGCCGACCGGCGGGTCCGCGCGGTTTTTCTCCGCCTTGTCCGTCCATGATTATGTGAAGACCAGCAATATCGTGCACTACACGAAAGAGGAGTTGAGGAAGGTGAAAGATCATCTGGTGCGTCTCGCGCATATCGAAGGATTCGATGCGCATGCCAAGTCGGCTGAAAGCAGGTTCTCATGAAGAAGCGCGGATCGGCATCGCGGCAGGCCTCGATTCATCGCGCCACCAAAGAAACCGATATTTCCGTCGAGTGGACGATCGACGGCCGCGGGCAAGGCAAGATCGACACCGGCATCCGCTTCTTCGATCACATGCTGGAGCTGCTGGCTAAGCACGGCTTCTTTGACCTGACGGTCAAAGCCAAAGGCGATATCGATATCGATGAACACCACACGGTTGAGGACGTCGGAATCGTGATGGGTAAGGCGTTGCATCAAGCGCTGGGCGAGAAGGCGGGGATCAAGCGATTCGGGTTTGCCTCGGCGCCGTTGGATGAAACGCTTGCCCAGATCACCGTGGATCTCAGCGGACGGCCGTATCTCGTCTATAACGTGGCCTTGCCGGATCGGAAGATCAAGGCGTTCGACTTGGGTTTATTCGAGGATTTTTTCCAGGCCTTCGTGACGCATGGCGGATTGAATCTGCACGTGAACCTCCTGTATGGCCGCAATCCGCATCACATCATGGAAGCCATTTTCAAAGGCCTGGCCAAAGCCCTCGATCAAGCGACCATGCCGGAAGAACGGCTCGCGGGGAAAGTTCTCTCTACAAAGGGGATGCTGTAAAAAAGGCCGCGCTTTGAATCTGTTTTAATCCAGGGCCTTCGCCCACAATGGTTTGTGCGGATCACAGACGGAGGATGTGGCCTGAGTCCAACAATTTTTCGAGCGGGAGGATTTCGCTTTTATTTCTTTTCCCGTGAGGAAACACGGATGCACGTCCATGTGTATTGTGAACGTGGCGAAGCGAAGTTCTGGCTGGAGCCGACCATTGAATTGGCGCAAAATTCAGGTCTGAACGCCCGGCAGGTCCGGCTCGCGAATACTCTCATCGAGGAGCACGAGAATGAAATCCGCAACGCTTGGCAAAGCCACTTCGGGCGCTGAGGTGATGAGCATCTCAAAGCACGGGTTCTGGCTGCTCCTGGCCGACGAAGAGCTCTTTATCCCTTTCAAAGAGTTTCCCTGGTTCAAGGAGGCCTCGGTCTTAGAAATTCTGAAAATTGAGTGGCCGCAGCCGAATCACCTCTATTGGCCTGACCTTGATATCGATGTGGCCGTGGAGTCCATCAGGCATCCAGAGAAGTTCCCGCTGATCTCGAAGCACCCGCGCCAAGCTAGGCGGTCCAGACGTCCGGTAAAAGCGGGCCGTTGAATGAGGGCAATTGGGGCTGGTTCGCGAAGGGGCCGGGAATTGGCATAGACGTGATGGTCGCACCTACACACATCATGGAAGCCATTTTCAAAGGGCTGGCCAAAGCCCTCGATCAGGCCCCTATGCCGGAAGAACGGCTGGCCGGAAAAGTCCTCTCGACCAAGGGAATGCTCTAGAAGGGCTAGGAGCCTGTCCGAGTAATGTGCATTTTGGACTGGACAGGCAGCGGGCATTGTGGTTTCTAGGCGGCATGGCTAAAACATTCAAATCCTGGGACGTCGATCAGCCGGTACTGCTCCCTCCGTCCGTGCAGGAGCTG harbors:
- the hisD gene encoding histidinol dehydrogenase, producing MKILTQADRSFAATVKKVALRGAVQSNAVEKTVRTILQAVQRGGDRAVLRYTKQFDRVALKAEALRVSPEEIKEAYHHIRKDEGDALRFAAQRVTAFHERQRTKTWMYQDETATLGQVVTPVDAVGVYVPGGKAVYPSSVLMCAIPAKVAGVERIVMVTPPQKGPINPYLLVAADIAGVTEIYRVGGVQAVAALAYGTKTIAKVDKIVGPGNIYVATAKRLLYGTVGIDMIAGPSELLVVADADAEPAHVAADLLCEAEHDEDAQVFLVTNSERLAKDVSKLIDSQLKGLQREKIASKSIARHAVAFVVTTMDEAIDLANEIAAEHLTLSVDNPFDYLEKVRHAGALFLGRYTPPSVADYIAGPNHVLPTGGSARFFSALSVHDYVKTSNIVHYTKEELRKVKDHLVRLAHIEGFDAHAKSAESRFS
- the hisB gene encoding imidazoleglycerol-phosphate dehydratase HisB; this encodes MKKRGSASRQASIHRATKETDISVEWTIDGRGQGKIDTGIRFFDHMLELLAKHGFFDLTVKAKGDIDIDEHHTVEDVGIVMGKALHQALGEKAGIKRFGFASAPLDETLAQITVDLSGRPYLVYNVALPDRKIKAFDLGLFEDFFQAFVTHGGLNLHVNLLYGRNPHHIMEAIFKGLAKALDQATMPEERLAGKVLSTKGML
- a CDS encoding DUF4160 domain-containing protein, producing MHVHVYCERGEAKFWLEPTIELAQNSGLNARQVRLANTLIEEHENEIRNAWQSHFGR
- a CDS encoding DUF2442 domain-containing protein, coding for MKSATLGKATSGAEVMSISKHGFWLLLADEELFIPFKEFPWFKEASVLEILKIEWPQPNHLYWPDLDIDVAVESIRHPEKFPLISKHPRQARRSRRPVKAGR